In a single window of the Olivibacter sp. SDN3 genome:
- a CDS encoding toxin-antitoxin system YwqK family antitoxin yields MSDWRNIWMRVIWTFLITCLVVETEAQEKLEEQEEKPVYFEQVDSGLTQFYFDEHYFLVDKFCQFKTIERVGKYNLELKSFDGKFIDYNNEGEVVLTGNYANGKKNGVFTSYFANGQINWVTTFKDGEPEGISTYNYPDGLPMMEVLYKDGQVYVQNFWDTRRRQRVTDGNGKYAFAVKAEGYNEYGYEYIRYQGNIKRGKPDGHWDFFLVYEKNESYYAGYEKFKEGKFTAGYDEIKGEPYFKNSKLQVGPSIFFVQAENMMSKKCSIDENQDFSLFLINRLDASFAHYDASSVETGLIEVQAEIDKSGSLKDLEVIKGFPEEDIDALLLKAIKSVEYWIPSYADGEYIDDNFLITSDVMVDTESKQMKFYNLKITRENGT; encoded by the coding sequence ATGAGTGATTGGAGAAACATCTGGATGCGGGTAATTTGGACCTTCCTTATAACCTGTTTGGTAGTAGAAACGGAAGCCCAGGAAAAACTGGAAGAGCAAGAAGAAAAGCCTGTTTATTTTGAACAGGTTGATAGCGGTTTAACACAGTTTTACTTTGATGAACATTATTTTTTGGTCGACAAATTCTGTCAGTTTAAGACGATTGAGCGAGTAGGTAAATATAACCTTGAGTTAAAGAGTTTTGACGGAAAATTTATCGATTATAACAACGAGGGGGAGGTGGTGCTGACCGGTAATTATGCTAACGGAAAAAAGAACGGAGTATTTACATCGTATTTTGCCAATGGCCAAATTAACTGGGTAACAACATTTAAAGACGGTGAACCGGAGGGCATTTCTACTTATAATTATCCTGACGGATTGCCTATGATGGAAGTCCTGTACAAAGATGGCCAAGTTTATGTACAAAATTTTTGGGATACACGCAGGAGGCAGCGTGTGACCGACGGTAATGGTAAATATGCTTTTGCGGTTAAAGCAGAGGGGTATAATGAATATGGCTATGAGTATATACGTTATCAAGGGAATATAAAAAGAGGTAAGCCTGATGGGCATTGGGATTTCTTTTTGGTATATGAGAAAAACGAGAGCTATTATGCGGGTTATGAAAAATTTAAAGAGGGGAAATTTACTGCGGGTTATGATGAAATAAAGGGGGAGCCTTATTTTAAGAACTCTAAACTGCAGGTAGGCCCGTCGATTTTTTTTGTGCAGGCAGAAAATATGATGAGTAAGAAATGCTCAATTGATGAGAATCAGGATTTCAGCTTGTTCCTTATCAATAGACTAGATGCCTCATTTGCACACTACGATGCCTCATCTGTGGAAACGGGGCTTATAGAAGTGCAGGCCGAAATAGATAAATCAGGCTCGCTTAAAGATCTTGAAGTTATAAAAGGCTTCCCGGAGGAAGATATAGATGCTTTGCTCCTGAAAGCTATTAAATCTGTAGAATACTGGATTCCCTCTTATGCAGACGGCGAGTATATTGACGACAATTTCCTTATTACGAGTGATGTAATGGTTGATACGGAGAGTAAACAAATGAAATTCTACAACTTAAAAATCACCCGTGAAAATGGGACATAA
- a CDS encoding YbaB/EbfC family nucleoid-associated protein gives MFDKLFEAQQKAEEIKKRLNNISVIGEAEGGAIKVTATANKEIQSITIDPSFHSEAAIEELEELLTVAVNKALQQADNVSQTEMQAATKDMLGGLGGMFGG, from the coding sequence ATGTTTGATAAGCTATTTGAAGCCCAGCAAAAGGCAGAAGAAATAAAGAAAAGACTAAACAACATTAGTGTTATAGGAGAAGCGGAAGGCGGCGCGATCAAAGTAACGGCTACAGCCAATAAAGAAATTCAATCTATTACCATAGACCCTTCATTTCATTCCGAAGCTGCTATTGAAGAACTCGAAGAGCTCCTTACAGTTGCGGTAAATAAAGCTTTGCAACAGGCGGACAATGTCAGTCAAACCGAAATGCAAGCTGCTACTAAAGATATGTTGGGAGGCCTTGGAGGTATGTTCGGCGGATAA
- a CDS encoding metal-dependent hydrolase yields MKATFYGHATVALALEGASVLFDPFITPNEQAKAIDIDTLKPDYILLTHAHDDHVADVVAIQKSSDCTVVAVVETAAWANKQGIKGDKIIAFNFGGTINTKFGTAKMVYALHTNSTPDLQYGGVPVGYLIKSGDKKIYFAGDTALTLEMKLLADEKLDWAFLPIGDHFTMGVDDAIKAAGFINCKNIVGIHYNTFPPIVIDEEEAKQKFADAGINLHLLPIGASLTL; encoded by the coding sequence ATGAAAGCGACTTTTTATGGACATGCTACCGTTGCTTTAGCACTTGAAGGAGCTTCTGTTTTGTTCGATCCCTTCATCACCCCTAACGAGCAGGCCAAAGCTATCGATATTGATACTTTAAAACCAGACTATATACTATTAACTCATGCACACGATGATCATGTAGCAGATGTAGTAGCCATACAGAAAAGTTCCGATTGTACGGTCGTTGCTGTAGTGGAAACCGCTGCGTGGGCAAATAAACAAGGTATAAAAGGTGATAAAATTATTGCTTTTAACTTTGGTGGTACCATTAATACCAAGTTCGGTACCGCAAAAATGGTTTATGCATTGCACACAAATAGCACACCTGATTTACAATACGGAGGTGTTCCCGTTGGCTACTTGATAAAAAGTGGAGACAAAAAGATCTATTTTGCAGGTGATACGGCATTGACTTTAGAAATGAAACTCTTAGCAGACGAAAAGCTTGATTGGGCCTTTCTGCCAATAGGTGATCATTTTACGATGGGTGTAGACGACGCCATCAAAGCTGCCGGGTTCATCAATTGCAAGAATATTGTTGGCATTCATTACAATACCTTTCCACCGATCGTAATTGATGAGGAAGAGGCAAAACAAAAATTTGCAGATGCCGGTATAAATTTACATCTGCTACCGATTGGCGCTTCGTTAACTTTGTAA
- a CDS encoding serine hydrolase → MKLLLNFLLVLTIGLGGCGSSEKKKAKKAREQAITDSLRLIYDASTGDKQIDAFMQKLHKKSAFNGNVLVAKKGKIIYENTFGWADYLRKDSLNINSQFELASVSKPLTATGILMLVQEKKLNLDQQVKDFFPDFPYDDITIRLLLTHRSGLINYVYFTDDLWKDKSKGMSNMEVMDILTTHKPAPYAKPDARFHYNNSNYMILAAIIEKVTGKSFTVFMQEKIFKPAGMKNTAVYSKADYEKIPTGVVGHDKIWRRSVVQNFHDGPVGDKGIYSTVKDLFLFDQALREGRLLDETLQDSAYAPHNQKSMKGVFNYGYGWRTFEREKEHVVYHTGWWHGFKSLYIRDLKNDITIILLTNMANNSLIHLDDLYKILKMPVIRQGAYNGSGDYVGN, encoded by the coding sequence TTGAAGCTATTATTAAACTTTTTGCTCGTACTTACCATCGGTTTAGGGGGCTGTGGTTCATCAGAAAAGAAAAAGGCAAAAAAAGCACGTGAACAAGCAATTACAGACAGTTTACGTTTAATCTATGATGCAAGCACTGGCGACAAACAAATTGATGCTTTTATGCAAAAACTGCATAAAAAATCTGCTTTCAATGGAAATGTTCTCGTTGCAAAAAAAGGCAAAATCATCTACGAAAACACCTTTGGCTGGGCTGATTACCTTCGCAAAGATAGTCTGAATATTAATTCACAATTTGAGCTTGCTTCAGTATCCAAACCACTAACTGCCACCGGTATTCTAATGCTCGTTCAAGAGAAAAAACTGAACCTTGATCAGCAGGTAAAGGATTTTTTCCCTGATTTCCCATACGATGATATAACGATCCGTCTTTTGTTGACCCATCGCTCCGGTCTCATCAATTACGTCTACTTCACAGATGATTTATGGAAAGATAAATCAAAGGGCATGAGCAACATGGAGGTCATGGACATCCTTACCACTCATAAACCAGCCCCTTACGCAAAGCCCGATGCTCGCTTTCATTATAACAATTCGAACTACATGATCCTGGCAGCAATTATCGAGAAGGTTACGGGTAAATCTTTTACTGTATTTATGCAAGAAAAGATATTTAAGCCCGCAGGTATGAAAAATACTGCTGTTTACTCCAAGGCTGACTACGAAAAAATACCAACAGGTGTGGTCGGTCATGATAAAATTTGGCGTCGATCTGTTGTTCAGAACTTTCATGACGGTCCTGTTGGAGATAAAGGTATATATAGTACCGTTAAAGACCTATTTTTATTCGACCAAGCCTTACGAGAAGGCCGCTTACTTGATGAAACACTGCAAGATTCGGCTTACGCCCCCCATAATCAAAAATCAATGAAGGGGGTTTTTAATTATGGATATGGCTGGCGTACATTTGAACGGGAAAAAGAACATGTGGTTTATCATACCGGCTGGTGGCATGGCTTCAAGAGTCTTTACATACGAGATCTGAAAAATGACATTACCATCATATTGCTAACCAATATGGCCAATAATAGCCTCATACATCTAGACGATCTATACAAAATCCTAAAAATGCCTGTCATACGACAAGGAGCGTATAATGGTAGTGGAGATTATGTAGGCAACTAG
- a CDS encoding fumarate hydratase yields the protein MNVRFDGFINNRAHWLVLISVCALLVLGCRFNPNIQGEGEPFLQGVWVQDTIPHQDDYLTYSLYTLKFSCDSVFIKLDTYSKVKTTVDSCYNNGHWTEYARGVYIIRNDSLLIESVFTHDTWRQKLSGCYRIGEFLPMFKLTRHTKDSLFLQSQYHQTPIYMNKVADITCVPKPI from the coding sequence ATGAACGTCAGGTTTGATGGCTTTATCAACAATCGTGCACACTGGTTGGTGTTGATTAGTGTGTGCGCATTGCTTGTCTTAGGATGTAGGTTTAATCCCAATATTCAAGGAGAGGGTGAGCCCTTTTTGCAAGGTGTTTGGGTACAGGATACGATTCCTCACCAAGACGATTATTTGACCTACTCGCTATATACACTTAAGTTTAGCTGTGACTCGGTATTTATAAAGCTGGATACTTACAGTAAAGTTAAAACAACTGTGGACTCTTGTTATAATAATGGACACTGGACGGAATATGCCAGAGGGGTTTACATCATACGAAATGACAGTTTGTTGATTGAATCTGTTTTTACACATGACACTTGGCGGCAGAAGTTATCCGGGTGTTATCGTATAGGCGAGTTTTTGCCGATGTTTAAACTCACAAGGCATACGAAAGATTCCTTATTTTTACAAAGTCAATATCATCAAACGCCTATCTATATGAACAAGGTTGCTGATATTACTTGTGTGCCAAAGCCTATTTAA
- a CDS encoding outer membrane protein assembly factor, giving the protein MNSSLMQSKLVQRFISSEKDSTRSAGFLVLPLLGYAPETGLEYGLSGIYNFYLNKEDTLIRTSSIVLQGSLTTKSQSSLKLTSDIWTTGNNYHYYTEIRYRDFPFNFYGIGGDTWQADKDSLTQRLFRLKVEGEKKIVQHYYAGVALMYENYAYTDEAVGGIYDWTPLYGKAGGKYLAFGISQVYDSRNSNIYTTKGYFARLVYNYAPNFWGEENFNGSELSLNLRAFYPITQKLTLGLNATYDEFFGNVPFYLYPQLGSDEVMRGYYPGRYRNTNLITSQAELRYRIHPRIGFAAFLGTGAVYNKQFDFSALKPSYGGGLRYFFDLEHNSSIRIDYGVGEKRPGEPRQAAFYLSLGEAF; this is encoded by the coding sequence ATGAATAGCTCACTCATGCAAAGCAAGTTGGTGCAACGCTTTATTTCTTCTGAAAAGGATAGTACCCGTTCAGCGGGATTTCTGGTATTGCCGTTGCTAGGGTATGCCCCAGAAACGGGACTAGAATATGGTTTATCAGGTATTTACAATTTTTACCTTAATAAGGAAGACACCTTGATTCGTACTTCTAGTATAGTATTGCAAGGATCATTGACAACAAAAAGCCAATCCAGCTTAAAATTAACTTCCGATATCTGGACGACCGGAAATAATTATCATTACTATACGGAAATACGTTATCGTGATTTTCCCTTTAATTTCTATGGCATAGGTGGCGATACCTGGCAGGCAGATAAGGACTCTTTAACACAAAGACTTTTCCGGCTAAAAGTTGAAGGAGAAAAAAAGATTGTGCAGCATTATTATGCCGGAGTGGCGCTCATGTATGAAAATTATGCTTATACTGATGAGGCGGTTGGAGGAATTTATGATTGGACTCCTCTATATGGAAAAGCTGGAGGAAAATATTTGGCTTTTGGCATATCACAGGTCTATGATAGTAGAAACTCAAATATTTATACAACTAAGGGCTATTTTGCTAGACTTGTATACAATTATGCACCAAATTTCTGGGGAGAAGAGAATTTTAATGGAAGCGAGTTAAGTTTGAATTTGCGCGCCTTTTATCCAATTACTCAAAAACTTACGTTGGGGTTAAATGCCACATACGATGAGTTTTTCGGTAATGTGCCCTTTTATCTTTATCCACAATTGGGAAGTGACGAAGTGATGCGCGGGTACTACCCGGGAAGATACCGTAATACGAATTTAATTACCTCTCAGGCCGAACTTCGCTATCGCATACATCCTCGTATAGGTTTTGCAGCCTTCTTGGGTACAGGAGCCGTGTACAATAAGCAATTCGATTTTTCTGCGTTAAAACCCTCTTATGGAGGAGGCCTACGTTACTTTTTTGATTTGGAACACAATTCGAGCATCCGTATAGATTATGGTGTCGGAGAAAAAAGACCAGGCGAACCAAGACAGGCGGCTTTTTACCTATCCT
- the fumC gene encoding class II fumarate hydratase → MTYRIERDTMGEVNVPAEKYWGAQTERSHENFKIGAEGSMPKEIIEAFAYLKKAAAYTNADAGVLPAEKRDLIAQVCDEILTGQHVDEFPLVIWQTGSGTQSNMNINEVVANRAHVIQGNKLGEGKTFIHPNDDVNKSQSSNDTFPTAMHIAAYKILLETTIPGVEKLRNTLKEKSEVFNNVVKIGRTHLMDATPLTLGQEFSGYVSQLNHGLKALNNTLDHLSELALGGTAVGTGINTPKGYDVNVAKYIAEFTGLPFRTAENKFEALAAHDAIVESHGALKQLAVALMKIANDIRMLASGPRSGIGEILIPENEPGSSIMPGKVNPTQCEALTMVAAQVMGNDVAISIGGANGHYELNVFKPLMAANFLQSARLLGDACVSFNDHCAVGIEPNYAGIKKHLENSLMLVTALNPHIGYENAAKIAKKAHKENKSLREAALELELLTNEEFDKWVRPEDMIGGLK, encoded by the coding sequence ATGACCTATAGAATAGAACGCGACACCATGGGCGAGGTAAATGTACCTGCCGAGAAGTACTGGGGCGCGCAAACAGAGCGATCGCATGAAAATTTTAAAATTGGCGCTGAAGGATCGATGCCGAAAGAAATCATTGAAGCTTTTGCATATTTGAAAAAAGCAGCGGCTTACACCAATGCTGATGCAGGAGTTTTACCGGCTGAAAAACGCGATTTAATTGCACAGGTTTGTGACGAGATCCTAACAGGGCAACATGTAGATGAGTTCCCTTTGGTAATCTGGCAAACCGGCTCTGGGACGCAGTCTAATATGAATATCAATGAGGTTGTAGCTAACCGTGCACATGTTATTCAAGGGAATAAGCTGGGAGAAGGTAAAACGTTTATACACCCAAATGACGATGTAAACAAATCGCAATCGTCAAACGACACCTTCCCTACAGCTATGCACATTGCAGCATATAAGATATTGCTTGAAACAACCATTCCGGGTGTAGAAAAGCTGCGGAATACCTTAAAGGAAAAGTCAGAAGTTTTCAACAACGTGGTAAAAATTGGCCGTACTCATTTAATGGATGCAACACCATTAACGTTAGGTCAGGAATTTTCAGGCTATGTTTCGCAGTTAAACCATGGGTTAAAGGCCTTGAATAATACCTTAGATCATTTGTCGGAATTGGCTTTGGGAGGTACAGCTGTTGGAACAGGGATTAACACGCCTAAAGGATACGATGTAAATGTAGCGAAATATATTGCGGAGTTTACAGGCTTGCCTTTTCGTACCGCAGAAAATAAGTTTGAAGCTTTGGCTGCTCACGATGCCATTGTCGAAAGTCATGGCGCTTTAAAGCAATTGGCTGTTGCATTGATGAAAATAGCCAATGATATACGGATGTTGGCTTCTGGACCTCGCTCCGGTATCGGAGAAATATTAATACCTGAAAATGAACCAGGATCTTCTATTATGCCAGGAAAAGTGAACCCAACACAATGTGAGGCCTTAACCATGGTTGCTGCACAGGTAATGGGTAACGATGTTGCCATTAGTATCGGTGGTGCTAACGGACATTATGAGTTAAACGTGTTCAAGCCTTTAATGGCAGCCAACTTTTTGCAATCCGCCCGTCTGTTGGGAGATGCCTGTGTTTCTTTCAATGATCATTGTGCTGTTGGTATCGAACCAAATTACGCTGGGATAAAAAAGCACTTGGAAAATTCATTGATGTTAGTTACGGCATTAAATCCACATATAGGCTATGAGAATGCCGCTAAAATAGCAAAAAAGGCGCACAAGGAAAATAAATCACTGCGCGAAGCAGCCTTGGAGCTAGAACTTCTTACCAATGAAGAGTTCGATAAGTGGGTGCGTCCGGAGGATATGATTGGTGGTTTGAAGTAG